A window of the Acidobacteriota bacterium genome harbors these coding sequences:
- a CDS encoding O-acetyl-ADP-ribose deacetylase — protein MNRSIQALQGDITKLAVDAIVNAANSSLLGGGGVDGAIHRAAGPDLLAECRTLGSCAIGDAKATRGHRLRAKYVIHTVGPVWQGDENTTASIGERQEDRLLAACYRRSLEIAHGLHVVSMAFPAISTGIYGFPRERAARIAVAEVRKAFGKNHSVKKVIFCCFDSDTLRIYETLLGLRS, from the coding sequence ATGAATCGTTCAATCCAAGCTCTACAGGGAGACATCACGAAGCTGGCAGTCGATGCCATCGTGAACGCTGCCAACTCTTCCCTGCTCGGCGGCGGCGGAGTCGATGGCGCGATCCATCGCGCTGCCGGTCCTGATTTGCTAGCCGAGTGCAGGACGCTCGGTAGTTGCGCGATCGGCGATGCCAAAGCGACCCGGGGACATCGCTTACGTGCAAAGTACGTAATTCACACGGTTGGGCCGGTCTGGCAGGGAGATGAAAACACAACCGCTTCCATCGGCGAAAGACAGGAAGATAGACTGTTGGCCGCTTGTTACCGGCGATCACTTGAGATCGCACATGGTCTACATGTCGTCAGCATGGCTTTTCCGGCAATCAGCACAGGCATCTACGGATTCCCGCGTGAACGCGCCGCCAGAATTGCGGTTGCAGAAGTAAGGAAGGCTTTTGGCAAAAATCACAGCGTCAAAAAAGTGATCTTCTGCTGCTTCGACTCAGATACTCTTCGAATTTACGAAACGCTCCTCGGACTGCGATCTTGA
- a CDS encoding CoA-binding protein has product MTSNDQMLDVLTKTKTIAVVGLSSNPRRPSFGVSQYLQRKGYRIIPVNPNEQTVLGEKSYRSLADVPENIDLVDVFRRPEYVPEIVEEVIRLNIPALWLQEGVVHQAAAKKARDAGIVVVMDKCILKEHRAHGL; this is encoded by the coding sequence ATGACGTCAAACGACCAAATGCTTGATGTTCTGACCAAGACAAAGACGATTGCAGTCGTCGGATTGTCCTCCAATCCCAGGCGCCCCAGCTTTGGGGTGTCACAGTATTTGCAGCGTAAGGGATATCGCATCATTCCGGTGAATCCGAATGAACAGACGGTGCTTGGAGAGAAGTCCTATCGCAGCCTGGCGGATGTTCCCGAGAATATTGATCTCGTCGATGTCTTTCGCCGCCCAGAGTATGTGCCTGAGATTGTAGAGGAAGTAATTCGCTTGAACATTCCAGCACTGTGGCTTCAGGAGGGCGTTGTCCATCAGGCCGCAGCCAAGAAAGCCCGCGATGCAGGAATCGTAGTTGTTATGGATAAATGCATTCTCAAGGAGCATCGCGCCCACGGGCTATAA